One window of the Niallia circulans genome contains the following:
- a CDS encoding YheC/YheD family protein, with amino-acid sequence MCLANLMPAANHAAFPIVPHEDKVGPLIGIMIARNKHNKLIGNGELFKQLQEKLQQHAGGIIVIFPPENLQTEKLTGYIFCSSRNSWIKAITPLPNIVYNRVPFRKTEKQEPFQTAVSFLKEQGIPFFNASFINKWELHQLFRDSPFLKEHLPKTTLLKQKEDFADFLLTYKNIYLKPVEGFKGKNIYRIRLKQNDSIHVSTTEETKYYSSLNQVWEQYQQDWLQREYLLQEEIDGALYNGNRYDFRLLVTFENRYVLTGVGVRQSTQQNVTTHIPSGGKLLSYQEVQQKEHDLFFKKIVDHCGILLTQKYGFTGEFSIDACVDKNGQYYLFEVNAKPMLFDEKEIEEKRCQQLIKLFYSLTNFPFQNKSQEMTHPKT; translated from the coding sequence GATAAGGTTGGTCCATTAATCGGAATTATGATTGCAAGAAATAAACATAATAAATTAATTGGAAATGGCGAGCTCTTTAAACAGCTACAGGAAAAACTTCAACAACATGCGGGAGGAATTATCGTTATCTTTCCTCCTGAAAACTTACAGACAGAAAAACTAACGGGATATATATTTTGTTCCAGCAGAAACAGTTGGATAAAAGCGATTACTCCGTTACCAAACATTGTCTATAATCGTGTTCCTTTTCGAAAAACAGAGAAGCAGGAACCCTTTCAGACTGCCGTGTCCTTTTTAAAAGAACAAGGAATCCCCTTTTTTAACGCTTCATTTATTAATAAATGGGAGCTTCATCAATTGTTTCGTGATTCCCCTTTCTTAAAAGAGCATTTGCCTAAAACAACTCTTTTAAAGCAGAAGGAAGACTTTGCTGATTTTCTGCTTACGTATAAAAATATTTACTTAAAACCAGTAGAAGGCTTTAAGGGGAAAAATATTTACCGTATCAGATTAAAACAAAACGATTCTATCCATGTCAGTACAACCGAGGAGACCAAATACTACTCAAGTTTAAATCAAGTCTGGGAACAGTATCAGCAAGATTGGCTCCAAAGAGAGTACTTGCTCCAAGAAGAAATTGACGGAGCCTTATATAATGGAAATCGCTATGATTTTCGCCTATTAGTTACCTTTGAAAATCGCTATGTCCTTACTGGAGTGGGAGTGAGACAATCAACCCAGCAGAATGTCACAACCCATATACCTTCCGGCGGAAAATTGCTTTCTTATCAGGAAGTACAACAAAAAGAGCATGACTTATTTTTCAAAAAAATAGTTGATCACTGTGGAATCTTGTTAACCCAAAAATATGGTTTTACGGGTGAGTTTTCCATCGATGCCTGTGTCGATAAGAATGGCCAGTATTATCTTTTCGAGGTTAATGCCAAACCGATGTTATTTGACGAAAAAGAAATTGAAGAAAAACGATGCCAGCAGCTAATAAAGCTTTTTTATTCATTAACTAATTTCCCCTTTCAGAATAAATCGCAGGAGATGACCCATCCTAAAACTTAG